A region of Arabidopsis thaliana chromosome 5, partial sequence DNA encodes the following proteins:
- a CDS encoding ECA1 gametogenesis related family protein (ECA1 gametogenesis related family protein; LOCATED IN: endomembrane system; BEST Arabidopsis thaliana protein match is: ECA1 gametogenesis related family protein (TAIR:AT5G36370.1); Has 124 Blast hits to 116 proteins in 4 species: Archae - 0; Bacteria - 0; Metazoa - 0; Fungi - 0; Plants - 124; Viruses - 0; Other Eukaryotes - 0 (source: NCBI BLink).) — translation MSIKNVFSLLAVLCIIVSVNAQLSQFPAQLPFPFPFQLIPGLPDITKCFSSVMDIPGYIAEISQSIFTGKFDNLGPACCKAFLDADNCIPKISFISFFPPMLKEQCSRVAGATPPIPK, via the coding sequence atgtctatcaaaaatgtgttttcacttctagcggttctatgtatcatagtttctgtaaatgcTCAATTGTCTCAGTTTCCGGCTCAACTTCCTTTTCCGTTTCCGTTCCAACTGATTCCTGGATTacctgatataacaaaatgtttctcatccgtgatggatattcctggatacattgcagagatttctcaatccattttCACTGGAAAGTTCGATAATTTAGGTCCGGCTTGTTGCAAAGCATTTTTGGACGCCGATAATTGCATACCGAAAATTTCATTCATTTCGTTTTTTCCTCCGATGCTAAAGGAACAATGTTCAAGAGTTGCCGGTGCAACTCCTCCCATaccaaaatag
- a CDS encoding ECA1 gametogenesis related family protein (ECA1 gametogenesis related family protein; LOCATED IN: endomembrane system; BEST Arabidopsis thaliana protein match is: ECA1 gametogenesis related family protein (TAIR:AT5G36310.1); Has 126 Blast hits to 118 proteins in 4 species: Archae - 0; Bacteria - 0; Metazoa - 0; Fungi - 0; Plants - 126; Viruses - 0; Other Eukaryotes - 0 (source: NCBI BLink).) yields the protein MTKRGYIASIKNVFSLLAVLCIIVSVNAQLPQFPAQLPFLFPFQLIPGLPDITKCFSSVMDIPGCIAEISQSIFTGKFGNLGPTCCKTFLDADNCIPKIPFIPPMLKEQCSRVAGATPPIPK from the exons ATGACGAAAAGGGGTTacattgc gtctatcaaaaatgtgttttcacttctagcggttctatgtatcatagtttctgtaaatgcTCAATTGCCTCAGTTTCCGGCTCAgcttccttttctgtttccgTTCCAACTGATTCCTGGATTacctgatataacaaaatgtttctcatccgtgatggatattcctggatgcattgcagagatttctcaatccattttCACTGGAAAGTTCGGTAATTTAGGTCCGACTTGTTGCAAAACATTTCTGGACGCCGATAATTGCATACCGAAAATTCCATTCATTCCACCGATGCTAAAGGAACAATGTTCAAGAGTTGCCGGTGCAACTCCTCCCATaccaaaatag
- a CDS encoding ECA1 gametogenesis related family protein (ECA1 gametogenesis related family protein; LOCATED IN: endomembrane system; BEST Arabidopsis thaliana protein match is: ECA1 gametogenesis related family protein (TAIR:AT5G36310.1); Has 127 Blast hits to 119 proteins in 5 species: Archae - 0; Bacteria - 0; Metazoa - 0; Fungi - 0; Plants - 127; Viruses - 0; Other Eukaryotes - 0 (source: NCBI BLink).), with amino-acid sequence MSIKNVFSLLAVLCIIVSVNAQLPQFPAQLPFLFPFQLIPGLPDITKCFSSVMDIPGCIAEISQSIFTGKFGNLGPTCCKAFLDADNCIPKIPFIPPMLKEQCSRVAGATPPIPK; translated from the coding sequence atgtctatcaaaaatgtgttttcacttctagcggttctatgtatcatagtttctgtaaatgcTCAATTGCCTCAGTTTCCGGCTCAgcttccttttctgtttccgTTCCAACTGATTCCTGGATTacctgatataacaaaatgtttctcatccgtgatggatattcctggatgcattgcagagatttctcaatccattttCACTGGAAAGTTCGGTAATTTAGGTCCGACTTGTTGCAAAGCATTTCTGGACGCCGATAATTGCATACCGAAAATTCCATTCATTCCACCGATGCTAAAGGAACAATGTTCAAGAGTTGCCGGTGCAACTCCTCCCATaccaaaatag